The Buttiauxella selenatireducens genome has a window encoding:
- the purH gene encoding bifunctional phosphoribosylaminoimidazolecarboxamide formyltransferase/IMP cyclohydrolase translates to MQQRRPVRRALLSVSDKAGIVEFAQALSQRGVVLLSTGGTARLLADAGLPVTEVSDYTGFPEMMDGRVKTLHPKVHGGILGRRGQDDAIMEQHAISPIDMVVVNLYPFAQTVAREGCSLEDAVENIDIGGPTMVRSAAKNHKDVAIVVKSSDYQAIINELDANEGSLTLETRFDLAIKAFEHTAAYDSMIANYFGSLVPAYHGESNEPSGRFPRTLNLNFIKKQDMRYGENSHQQAAFYIEEEIKEASVATATQVQGKALSYNNIADTDAALECVKEFSEPACVIVKHANPCGVAVSDSLLDAYDRAYKTDPTSAFGGIIAFNRELDAETAQAIISRQFVEVIIAPSASEAALKITAAKQNVRVLTCGQWQQRVPGLDFKRVNGGLLVQDRDLGMVTAADLRVVSKRQPSEQELRDALFCWKVAKFVKSNAIVYARENMTIGIGAGQMSRVYSAKIAGIKAADEGLEVKGSAMASDAFFPFRDGIDAAAAVGVSCVIQPGGSIRDDEVIAAADEHGIAMIFTDMRHFRH, encoded by the coding sequence ATGCAACAACGTCGTCCTGTACGCCGCGCTCTGCTCAGTGTTTCTGACAAAGCCGGTATCGTCGAATTCGCCCAGGCACTTTCCCAACGTGGTGTAGTGCTGCTCTCTACAGGCGGAACCGCTCGTCTGCTGGCTGATGCTGGCCTGCCGGTAACCGAAGTCTCTGACTACACCGGTTTCCCGGAGATGATGGATGGACGCGTCAAAACTCTGCATCCAAAAGTCCACGGCGGCATTCTGGGTCGTCGCGGCCAGGATGATGCCATCATGGAACAACACGCAATCTCCCCAATTGATATGGTTGTCGTCAATCTCTATCCGTTTGCTCAGACTGTTGCCCGCGAAGGCTGCTCTCTGGAAGATGCGGTAGAGAATATTGATATCGGCGGTCCAACCATGGTGCGCTCCGCGGCGAAGAACCATAAAGATGTCGCAATCGTGGTTAAGAGCAGCGACTACCAGGCGATTATTAATGAGCTGGATGCTAACGAAGGTTCTCTTACCCTGGAGACGCGTTTCGATTTAGCGATTAAGGCATTCGAACACACGGCCGCTTACGACAGCATGATCGCCAACTACTTCGGTAGCCTGGTTCCTGCTTATCATGGTGAGAGCAACGAACCTTCCGGTCGTTTCCCTCGTACGCTCAACCTGAACTTCATTAAGAAGCAGGATATGCGTTACGGTGAAAACAGCCACCAACAAGCTGCCTTCTATATAGAAGAAGAAATTAAAGAAGCATCCGTCGCTACTGCAACGCAAGTTCAGGGCAAAGCGCTTTCTTATAACAACATTGCCGATACCGATGCGGCACTGGAATGCGTAAAAGAGTTTAGCGAACCTGCCTGCGTTATCGTGAAGCATGCCAACCCTTGCGGCGTGGCTGTCAGCGACTCCTTATTAGATGCTTATGATCGCGCTTACAAAACCGATCCGACTTCAGCATTCGGCGGCATCATCGCGTTTAACCGTGAACTGGATGCCGAAACTGCGCAAGCCATTATCTCTCGCCAGTTTGTCGAAGTGATTATTGCCCCATCGGCAAGCGAAGCAGCATTGAAGATAACGGCAGCGAAACAAAATGTTCGCGTACTGACTTGTGGCCAGTGGCAGCAGCGCGTTCCGGGTCTGGATTTCAAACGCGTCAACGGTGGTCTGTTAGTACAAGATCGCGATTTGGGAATGGTGACTGCCGCCGATCTGCGAGTGGTCAGCAAACGCCAGCCTTCCGAGCAAGAACTGCGTGATGCACTGTTCTGCTGGAAAGTCGCGAAGTTCGTGAAGTCCAATGCGATTGTGTATGCCCGCGAGAATATGACCATCGGCATAGGCGCCGGTCAAATGAGCCGTGTTTACTCTGCCAAGATTGCCGGTATTAAAGCCGCCGATGAAGGTCTGGAAGTGAAAGGCTCTGCAATGGCATCCGATGCGTTCTTCCCGTTCCGCGATGGTATTGATGCAGCAGCAGCCGTCGGCGTGAGTTGTGTTATCCAGCCTGGCGGTTCGATCCGTGATGACGAAGTGATCGCCGCCGCTGACGAACATGGGATCGCAATGATCTTTACTGACATGCGCCACTTCCGCCATTAA
- the purD gene encoding phosphoribosylamine--glycine ligase: MKVLVIGNGGREHALAWKASQSPLVRTVFVAPGNAGTALEPALQNVAISPTDIPALLSFAQNEKIDLTIVGPEAPLVIGVVDAFRAAGLKIFGPTQGAAQLEGSKAFTKDFLARHKIPTAEYQNFTEVEPALAYVREKGAPIVIKADGLAAGKGVIVAMTLEEAEAAVNDMLAGNAFGDAGHRIVVEEFLDGEEASFIVMVDGENVLPMATSQDHKRVGDGDSGPNTGGMGAYSPAPVVTDEVHQRAMDLVIWPTVRGMAAEGNTYTGFLYAGLMIDKLGNPKVIEFNCRFGDPETQPIMLRLQSDLVELCLAACDGKLNETTSKWDERPSLGVVMAAGGYPADYRNGDVIHGLPLEEVADGKVFHAGTRLREDDMVVTNGGRVLCVTALGDTVALAQQRAYELMKDIHWDGSFSRSDIGYRAIERENAK, from the coding sequence ATGAAAGTATTAGTGATTGGTAATGGCGGGCGCGAACACGCGCTGGCCTGGAAAGCGTCGCAGTCACCATTAGTACGCACTGTATTTGTCGCGCCAGGCAATGCCGGCACAGCGCTGGAACCGGCTTTGCAGAACGTGGCGATTAGCCCAACCGATATCCCGGCTCTGTTAAGCTTTGCGCAAAATGAGAAGATCGACCTGACGATTGTTGGGCCAGAAGCGCCGCTGGTGATTGGCGTCGTGGATGCCTTCCGTGCGGCTGGTCTGAAAATATTTGGCCCAACTCAGGGTGCAGCACAATTAGAAGGCTCCAAAGCCTTCACCAAGGATTTCCTGGCTCGCCATAAAATCCCAACCGCCGAATACCAAAACTTCACCGAGGTGGAGCCAGCGCTGGCGTACGTCCGAGAAAAAGGCGCGCCGATTGTGATTAAGGCCGATGGCCTGGCCGCCGGTAAAGGCGTCATTGTTGCGATGACGCTCGAAGAAGCGGAAGCCGCAGTGAACGATATGCTGGCGGGCAACGCATTCGGCGACGCGGGTCATCGCATCGTGGTGGAAGAGTTCCTTGATGGCGAAGAAGCCAGCTTCATCGTGATGGTAGACGGAGAGAACGTACTGCCAATGGCCACCAGCCAGGATCATAAACGTGTTGGGGATGGCGATAGCGGCCCAAACACTGGCGGTATGGGCGCATACTCTCCGGCTCCCGTTGTCACTGATGAAGTGCATCAGCGCGCAATGGATTTAGTTATCTGGCCAACCGTGCGTGGCATGGCTGCTGAAGGGAATACCTACACCGGTTTCCTGTATGCGGGTCTGATGATTGATAAACTTGGCAATCCAAAGGTTATCGAGTTTAACTGTCGTTTTGGCGACCCTGAAACCCAGCCTATTATGCTGCGTCTGCAATCGGACCTGGTCGAACTGTGCCTCGCCGCATGTGACGGCAAGTTGAATGAGACAACCTCAAAGTGGGACGAGCGTCCGTCACTGGGCGTCGTGATGGCTGCTGGCGGTTATCCTGCGGATTACCGTAACGGTGATGTCATTCACGGCCTGCCGTTGGAAGAAGTGGCGGATGGCAAAGTGTTCCACGCTGGAACCCGTCTGCGTGAAGACGATATGGTGGTGACTAACGGCGGGCGCGTATTATGTGTCACCGCATTAGGCGATACCGTAGCGCTTGCACAGCAGCGTGCTTATGAACTAATGAAGGATATCCACTGGGATGGCAGTTTTAGCCGCTCAGACATTGGCTATCGCGCCATTGAGCGTGAAAACGCGAAGTAA
- a CDS encoding DUF1481 domain-containing protein, with protein MNSFSRGAFSPLLSVWRPLAVLTGTLLIMACSSKPPIPPFTASGYIADQGVVRIWRKDNSDDDSIHMLTAFSPRQKGATTTSDYRWQGEQLISIEMTILSEPSEHIKVRFDDHGELSFMQREVDGQKQQLSNDQINLYQYQASQTKATSEALRIGRVVLRQGRWHSNGTVTTCEGETFEPKLDSVALSHITNRQRHSSMDVSIAWLEAPEGSQLLLVANQDFCSWQPKPATF; from the coding sequence GTGAACAGTTTTAGCAGGGGGGCGTTTTCGCCCCTTTTGTCTGTCTGGCGTCCTCTTGCCGTTCTGACAGGCACATTGCTGATAATGGCATGCAGCAGCAAGCCTCCTATCCCGCCATTTACCGCGAGCGGTTATATTGCCGATCAGGGTGTCGTGCGCATTTGGCGTAAAGACAATAGCGATGACGACAGTATTCACATGCTTACGGCGTTCAGCCCGAGACAGAAGGGTGCAACGACCACAAGTGATTACCGTTGGCAGGGTGAGCAACTCATATCTATTGAAATGACGATTTTGAGTGAGCCGTCAGAGCACATAAAAGTGCGTTTTGACGATCACGGCGAACTGAGCTTTATGCAGCGCGAAGTCGACGGTCAAAAACAGCAACTCTCCAATGACCAAATCAACTTGTATCAATATCAGGCGAGCCAGACGAAAGCCACAAGCGAAGCATTGCGCATTGGTCGTGTTGTTTTGCGGCAAGGGCGCTGGCACAGCAACGGAACAGTGACGACTTGCGAAGGTGAGACGTTCGAACCCAAACTCGACAGCGTGGCGTTAAGCCATATCACGAATCGACAACGCCACTCATCGATGGATGTCAGCATTGCCTGGCTGGAAGCACCGGAAGGTTCACAACTATTACTGGTCGCGAACCAGGACTTCTGTAGCTGGCAACCGAAGCCTGCGACTTTCTAG
- the hupA gene encoding nucleoid-associated protein HU-alpha, with protein sequence MNKTQLIDVIADKADLSKVQAKAALESTLAAITESLKEGDAVQLVGFGTFKVNHRAERTGRNPQTGNEIKIAAANVPAFVSGKALKDAVK encoded by the coding sequence ATGAACAAGACTCAACTGATTGATGTAATTGCTGACAAGGCTGACCTGTCTAAAGTACAGGCTAAAGCTGCTCTGGAATCCACTCTGGCTGCAATTACTGAGTCTCTGAAAGAAGGTGATGCTGTACAACTGGTTGGTTTCGGTACCTTCAAGGTAAACCACCGTGCTGAGCGCACTGGCCGCAACCCACAAACCGGTAATGAAATCAAAATCGCCGCAGCTAACGTGCCGGCATTTGTTTCAGGTAAAGCACTGAAAGACGCTGTTAAGTAA
- a CDS encoding YjaG family protein, with product MLQNPIHLRLEKLESWQHVTFMASLCERMYPNYAMFCQQTEFGDPQLYRRILDLIWETLTVKDAKVNFDSQLEKLEEGIPVADDYDIYGVYPAIDACVALSELLHSRLSGETLEHAIEVSKASITTVAMLEMTQAGREMTDEELRENPAVEEEWDIQWEIFRLLADCEERDIELIKGLRADLREAGSSNIGIIFQQ from the coding sequence ATGTTACAAAACCCAATCCATCTGCGCCTTGAGAAACTGGAAAGCTGGCAGCATGTCACTTTCATGGCTTCTTTATGCGAACGTATGTACCCGAATTACGCCATGTTCTGCCAGCAGACTGAATTTGGCGATCCTCAACTGTATCGCCGTATCCTCGATTTGATTTGGGAAACACTGACGGTCAAAGATGCAAAAGTAAACTTTGATAGCCAACTCGAGAAACTCGAAGAAGGCATTCCTGTTGCTGACGACTATGATATTTACGGTGTCTACCCGGCTATCGATGCATGCGTTGCGTTAAGCGAACTCCTTCATTCACGTCTTTCTGGGGAAACGCTGGAACACGCCATTGAAGTCAGCAAGGCATCCATTACCACTGTTGCCATGTTAGAAATGACTCAGGCTGGTCGTGAAATGACCGATGAAGAGCTGAGAGAAAACCCTGCTGTTGAAGAAGAATGGGACATTCAGTGGGAGATTTTCCGTCTGTTAGCTGACTGCGAAGAACGTGATATTGAGTTGATCAAAGGTCTCCGTGCGGACTTGCGCGAGGCGGGTAGCAGCAATATTGGTATAATTTTTCAGCAGTAA
- the nfi gene encoding deoxyribonuclease V (cleaves DNA at apurinic or apyrimidinic sites), with translation MDLASLREQQIELASQVCREDRFDHNPPRLIAGADVGFEQGGDITRAAIVLLTYPSLEMVEYQVARVATTMPYIPGFLSFREYPALLAAWKLLSQKPDLLFVDGHGISHPRRLGVASHFGLLVDVPTIGVAKKRLCGRFDPLSEEPGACQLLIDKGEPLASVLRSKRRCNPLFVSTGHRVSLESALLWVNRCLRGYRLPEPTRMADAVASGRPAFTRWQAIQG, from the coding sequence ATGGATCTCGCCAGCCTACGTGAACAGCAGATCGAATTGGCTTCGCAGGTCTGTCGTGAGGATCGCTTTGATCACAACCCTCCCCGGTTAATCGCTGGAGCTGACGTTGGTTTTGAGCAGGGCGGTGACATTACGCGGGCCGCTATCGTATTGCTGACGTATCCTTCCCTCGAAATGGTTGAATATCAGGTGGCGCGTGTCGCCACCACCATGCCTTACATCCCCGGATTCCTTTCCTTCCGTGAATATCCCGCGTTATTAGCTGCATGGAAATTGCTGTCGCAGAAACCTGATTTGTTGTTTGTTGATGGTCACGGTATTTCACATCCTCGACGTTTGGGGGTTGCCAGCCATTTTGGCTTGCTGGTGGACGTGCCAACGATTGGCGTTGCCAAAAAACGGTTGTGTGGGCGTTTTGATCCCTTGTCTGAAGAACCCGGCGCATGCCAGTTGCTGATTGATAAAGGTGAACCCCTTGCGTCGGTGCTGCGTAGCAAGAGGCGCTGTAACCCGCTATTTGTCTCTACAGGTCACCGTGTGAGCCTGGAGAGCGCATTGCTATGGGTAAATCGTTGTCTGAGGGGTTACCGTTTACCGGAGCCGACTCGCATGGCAGATGCTGTGGCTTCGGGTCGTCCTGCTTTCACGCGGTGGCAAGCAATTCAGGGGTGA
- the hemE gene encoding uroporphyrinogen decarboxylase, which yields MTELKNDRYLRALQRQPVDTTPVWMMRQAGRYLPEYKATRAQAGDFMSLCKNAELACEVTLQPLRRYPLDAAILFSDILTVPDAMGLGLYFETGEGPRFRSPVTCRADVEKLPVPDPEDELGYVMNAVRTIRRELKGEVPLIGFTGSPWTLATYMVEGGSSKAFTVIKKMMYADPQALHLLLDKLAQSVTLYLNAQIKAGAQSVMIFDTWGGVLTGRDYQQFSLYYMHKIIDGLLRENEGRRVPVTMFTKGGGQWLEAMAETGCDALGLDWTTDIADARRRVGHKVALQGNMDPSMLYAQPARIEEEVATILAGFGKGEGHVFNLGHGIHQDVPPEHAGAFVEAVHRLSKPYHQ from the coding sequence ATGACTGAACTCAAGAACGATCGTTACCTGCGGGCGCTTCAACGCCAGCCTGTAGATACCACGCCAGTATGGATGATGAGGCAGGCAGGTCGTTACTTGCCAGAATACAAAGCGACGCGTGCGCAGGCCGGTGATTTTATGTCGCTGTGCAAGAATGCTGAGTTGGCTTGCGAAGTGACTCTGCAACCGCTGCGTCGGTATCCGTTGGATGCGGCAATCCTCTTTTCCGACATTCTTACGGTTCCAGATGCGATGGGGCTTGGCCTTTATTTTGAAACTGGCGAAGGCCCACGTTTTCGCTCACCTGTAACCTGCCGTGCCGATGTCGAAAAACTGCCTGTTCCTGATCCAGAAGATGAACTGGGTTACGTGATGAATGCGGTGCGTACCATTCGCCGTGAGCTAAAAGGCGAAGTGCCTTTGATTGGTTTTACTGGCAGCCCGTGGACGCTGGCGACTTACATGGTCGAAGGCGGCAGCAGCAAAGCCTTCACTGTTATCAAAAAGATGATGTATGCCGATCCTCAAGCGCTGCATCTTCTGCTCGATAAGCTGGCGCAAAGCGTCACGCTGTATCTGAATGCGCAAATCAAAGCGGGCGCGCAGTCGGTGATGATTTTCGATACCTGGGGCGGCGTGCTGACCGGGCGCGATTATCAGCAGTTCTCGCTTTATTACATGCATAAAATCATTGATGGTCTGCTGCGTGAAAACGAAGGCCGCCGAGTGCCGGTGACGATGTTTACCAAAGGCGGCGGGCAGTGGCTGGAAGCGATGGCTGAAACGGGCTGTGATGCGCTGGGATTAGACTGGACAACCGATATTGCCGACGCTCGCCGTCGTGTCGGTCATAAAGTTGCGCTACAGGGCAACATGGACCCTTCCATGCTGTATGCGCAGCCTGCACGTATCGAAGAGGAAGTCGCCACGATTCTGGCAGGATTTGGTAAAGGTGAAGGCCACGTGTTTAACCTGGGCCACGGTATTCACCAGGATGTTCCGCCAGAGCATGCCGGTGCGTTTGTGGAAGCAGTGCACCGTTTGTCAAAACCGTATCACCAATAA
- the nudC gene encoding NAD(+) diphosphatase encodes MERVIQKLDQGWFIVSHEQKLWLPKGELPHGVAQDFQLDGAVGMPIGEWENEPVWLVRQNRRVDMGSVRQVIDQDVGLFQLAGRGVQLAEFYRSHKFCGYCGHEMHVSKTEWAMLCSHCRERYYPQISPCIIVAIRRDDHILLAQHTRHRNGIYTVLAGFVEVGETLEQAVAREVMEESSISVKNLRYVTSQPWPFPQSLMTAFMAEYHSGEIEIDPKELLDAGWYRYDQLPLLPPPGTVARRLIEDTVALCRADYE; translated from the coding sequence ATGGAACGTGTAATTCAAAAGTTAGATCAGGGCTGGTTTATCGTCAGTCATGAACAAAAACTGTGGTTGCCAAAAGGTGAGCTGCCTCACGGAGTGGCACAAGATTTTCAGCTCGATGGCGCCGTTGGGATGCCCATCGGTGAGTGGGAAAATGAACCGGTATGGCTTGTGCGACAAAATCGCCGGGTGGATATGGGTTCTGTGCGCCAGGTGATCGACCAGGATGTGGGATTGTTCCAGCTAGCCGGTCGCGGTGTGCAATTAGCCGAGTTCTACCGCTCGCATAAATTCTGCGGCTACTGTGGGCATGAAATGCACGTCAGCAAAACTGAATGGGCTATGTTATGTAGCCACTGCCGTGAACGTTACTATCCGCAAATCTCACCGTGCATCATTGTGGCTATTCGCCGTGACGACCATATTTTGCTTGCCCAACATACCCGTCATCGCAACGGGATTTACACCGTGCTGGCGGGGTTTGTCGAAGTCGGGGAAACCCTCGAACAAGCCGTGGCGAGGGAAGTCATGGAAGAAAGCAGCATTAGCGTGAAGAACTTACGCTACGTCACTTCCCAACCCTGGCCGTTCCCGCAGTCTTTGATGACCGCATTTATGGCGGAATATCATAGCGGTGAGATTGAAATCGACCCGAAAGAGTTACTGGATGCAGGCTGGTATCGCTACGATCAATTGCCGTTATTGCCACCACCGGGTACGGTTGCACGCCGCCTGATTGAAGACACTGTCGCCCTGTGTCGCGCGGACTATGAGTGA